The DNA sequence CCTCGGACTTCGACTTGGCCTGCTTGACGACCTCGACGAACGGCTGGGACCGCTTGGCGAAGTCGTCGTAGAACGCGTCGGTGGCGGAATCGAGGATGCGCTTCACGTCGTCGTCGGCATGCTCGAAGTCGATGGTGGTCAGGTTGATCGCACCCTGGCGGCCGACGCTCACCAGTAGTTCACGCAGCTGCTCGGCCTGGCGCGCCTGGTAGGCCCGGTAGCCCAACCAGCCGGTGAGGCCGCCCAGTGCGACCACGATGGCCAGGCCCACGACCGTGGCCAGCTTGACATGTGACCACGGCTGCCGGGCCTTGACCGCCTGACCAGTGTCTTCGATGGTGTCCTCGGTGGTTTCTTCGACGATCTCCTCGGGGGCCTCCGGGGAGGCCTCGTCGGCCACCTCGGTGGTCACCTTGGGCTCGTCTGGCGCGTCGGCCATGCTTGCTCCCTCATCGGCATGTCGGGGCCGTCGCCCCTACTCCGGCGAAAGGCTACCGGCTGTCCCTGTGGTGAGAGTCACCTGGGGCGACAGTCGGCAATGGGCCTGGGTAACGTGCTTCTCACTTCCACGCGCAGAGGAGTCCGCCAGTGGCCAGCACGACCAGCGGCGCGCAGACCGTGCAGTTCCACGGCGATCAGGGGTTGACTCTGGTCGGCGAAGAGTGGAATCGCTCCGGCGCCGGTGATCGGCCGACGATACTGATGCTGCACGGCGGCGGGCAGAACCGGTTCTCCTGGAAGAACACCGGCCAGGTGCTGGCCGACCGGGGTTTCCATGTGGTTGCACTCGACGCCCGCGGCCACGGGGACAGCGACCGCGCACCCAACGGCGTCTATACCGTGGACGCGCTGTGCAACGACGTACTGGCCGTGCTCGAGCAGATCGGCAGGCCGGTGGTGCTGATCGGAGCCAGCATGGGCGGGCTCACCGGCATCATGGTGGCCAAGCTGGCCGGACCGGAGGAGGTCACCAAGCTGGTTCTGGTCGACGTGGTCCCGCGGATCGAGGAAAAGGGAACCTCGCGCATCCGCGACTTCATGGCCGCGCATGTGCACGGCTTCGAGAACCTGGAACAGGCGGCCGACGCCATCGCCGCTTACCTTCCGCACCGCCCGCGGCCGACCAATCTGGAGGGTCTCAAGAAGAACCTGCGGCATCGCGAGGGTCGCTGGTTCTGGCATTGGGATCCGGCGTTCCTCGAGCCGGTCGAAGGTGCGGAATTCCTGCGCGTCGAGCAACTCGAGCAGGCAGCCGCCGACCTGGGCGTCCCGATCCTGCTGATCCGCGGCAAGCTCTCCGATGTCGTGAGTATGGAGGGGGTTACGGCGTTTTTGGCCAAGGTGCCGCACGCGGAGTTCGTCGAGCTGTCCGACGCCGGACACACCGCCGCCGGTGATGACAACGACGCCTTCTCCGACGCCGTCGTCGCGTTCGTCACCCGCTGACCGGCAGGTGTAACTCGGCGGCAACATAGGAGCGGGCGATGTGCTTGAGCTCCCGGGAGTCCACCGCGCGCACCACCATCTGCGCGCCGAGCCCGTCGATCATCGTCAGCAGCCGCCGGGCGGTGACGTCGGGGTCGGCGACGCTGAACTCCCCGTTACCGTTGCCTGCCCGCACCACCTCGGCGATGCTGTCCAGCCACTGGTCGGTCAGCGTGGCCGCCGCTGCCGCCAGCGCCGGGTTGGTCCGGCCCAGACTCCACGCCTCGAGCCACAGTGCGCTGGCGTCCATGCTGGACTCGTCGAGGGTGTAGTCCATCAGTGCGTTGATGCCGTCTGTCGCGGTGGTTTGGCCGGCCATCAGCGTGCGCGCGGTATCGAGGTCCTCGACGGCAGCGGCCCGGAACACCGCGGTGATCAGCTGCTCGGCCGACGAGAAATAATGGCTGACCAGGCCCGGCGTCACGCCGAGGTCGGTGGCGACCTTGCGCAGCGTGACGGCGCCGAGGCCGTCGGTGCGGCTGATCTGCACCGCCTGACGGAGTAGCTCGTCATGGCGTTCGGTCGGCATCTTGCGTTTGGCGTCTCGCATCGCCTTCGCGGCCACTTTCGCCCTTTCCATTGACGGATGCCGGAGTCTTGTTGAACACTACATCAACACTATTGAAGTACCCATCAACAAGGAGGTCCGATGGCCCTGGACACCACCACCGACCGGCCGGGCGCCATCGAGGCCGCCGGCGTCGAGTACCTGCCTGAGCGGGCCAGGGACTCCAGCCCGGGCAACCTGTGCGCGGTCTTCCTCGGCGCCAACCTCACCTGGACCAACGTGGTGTTCGGGGCGTTCGCCATCCTGTTCGGCTTGAGCTTCTGGCAGACGCTGACGTCCATGGCGGTGGGCACCGCCATCGGCACACTGGCCGTGCTGCCGACCGCGGTCATCGGCCCGCGCACCGGCACCAACATGACCGTGTCCAGCGGTGCCTTCTTCGGCATCCGCGGCCGGTTCATCGGCTCCTTCCTGGCGTTGGCCATCGCCCTCGGATTCGCCGCGGTGACGGTGTGGACCAGCGGCGACGCCCTGGTGGCGGCCGCCCACCGGATCTTCGCGCTGCCCGAGACCAATGTGGTGCGCGGCATCGGGTATGCGATCGTGGCCGCGCTGATGGTCACCGTCGCGCTCTACGGCCACGCCACCATCGTGGCGATGCAGAAGATCGTGGTCCCGGTTGTCGGTGCGCTGATGGTCGCCGGGGTCTTCGCCTTCGCCGCCGGATTCAGTCCGGGCGCGAGCTCGGGCGAGTACGCGCTCGGCAGCTTCTGGCCGACCTGGACATTGTGCGCGGTACTGTTCGCCGCCGCACCGGTCTCCTACGGCCCCACCATCGGTGACTACACCCGGCGCATCTCCCCAATCCGGTTCAGCGACAAGCAGATCAGCCTGGCCCTCGGTGCGGGCATGTTCGTCGGTGTGCTGCTGCCCAGCATGTTCGGCGCTTACACGGCGCTGAGTTTCACCAACCCTACCGACTCCTACCTCGACGACCTGGTGACCGCGGCTCCGGCGTGGTACGTACTGCCGATCGTGGTGATCTCGGTACTGGGCGGGCTGAGCCAGGGTGTGCTGTGCATCTACGCCAGCGGGCTGGACCTGGAAGGTCTTGCGCCGCAATTGAAACGGACGCAAACCACTATCATCACCGCGGCGGTGGCCATCGCGTTGCTCTACGTGGGGGTGTTCGTTTTCGACGCCGTCGGTTCGGTCACCGCGATGACGGTGGTGCTCAACGCGGTCATCACACCGTGGGTGGCGGTGCTGGCGGTCGGCGCGCTGCGCAGCCGCACAGTCGGCTACGACCCGGTGGACCTGCAGGCCTTCGCGCACGGTCGCCGCGGCGGCCGGTACTGGTTCACCCGCGGCTGGAATATCCCGGCGGTGGCTGCATGGGCGGCGGGTTCGCTGTTCGGTGTGCTGGCCGTCAACACGACGCTCTACGTCGGACCGCTGGCCGATATCGCTGCGGGAGTCGACCTGAGCACTGTGGGTTCTGCGGTTCTGGCGGTGGTCGTCTACCTGGTGGTCGGCGCGGCGCTAGGCCACCGGGGTGAGCAGTCGGCGATGGGCCAGCCACTCGTCGAGATTGCGTAACGCCAAGCGCGCCATCGCGGTTCGTGCACGAGCGGTGTTGCTCCCGACATGCGGGAGCAACACCACATTGTCCAGCGCCAGCAGCGCGGCCGGCACCTGCGGTTCGTGGGCAAAGACGTCCAACCCGGCACCGGCCAGTCCCCCATTGGTGAGCAGCTCGACCAGAGCGTCCTCGTCCACCACGCCGCCGCGGGCGATGTTGACCAGAAAGCCCTGCGGTCCCAACGCTTCCAGGACGGCACGGTCCACCAGGCGCGCCGTCTCCGGGCCGCCTGCGGTAGCCACGACCAGCACGTCCACCGAACCGGCCAGATCCGCGGGCGCCGCCGCATAGCGGTACGGACTGCCGGGCACCGGTCGCCGGTTGTGGTAGGCGATCGTGCAGTCGAAGGCGGCCAGCCGGGTGGCGATCGCGGAGCCGATCCGGCCCAGCCCCAGGATGCCGACCCGGCTGCCGCTGACATCGCGGGCGTACCGCAAGGGGCCGCGGACCGGCCAGTGACCGGCCCGCACATAGCGGTCGGCCGCCGACAATCCGCGCATCGTGTCGATGAGCAGCCCGACGGCGGTGTCGGCCACGGTGTCGGTCAGCACGTCGGGGGTGTTGCTCACCGCGATCCCCCTGGCACGAGCGGCGGCCAGGTCGATGGCGTCCACCCCGGCACCGAAGTTCACGATCGCCTCGAGGTTCGGCAGTCCCGCGATGAGGTCGGCGTCCACTGGGCCACCGCAGGACAGGATCACCGTGACGGCCGGTGAGTCCGGCAGCGGGTACGACGACAGCGGCTCACGCCGGGACAGCTCGGCAGCCAGCGAGGGCTCGGGGCTGCCGACGAGCAGGACGGTCATCTCTCAATCGTTACCACGGATCAGCGCGGCCAACCCCTCGCGGTCAGTGATGTTGAGTTTGGCGAACATTCGGTAGACGTGCCCCTCGACGGTCCGGGTGGACACGACCAGCCGCTCGGCGATGTCGCGATTGGTCATCCCGCGGGCGACCAGATTGGCGATCTCCCACTCGCGGGTGCTCAGGCCGACGGCGGCGAGGTGCTGGTGAGCGCGCCGGTGCGCCAGGCCGTCGAGGACTACGAGTTCGACGGCGGACGCGACGCCGAGCTCAAAGGCTTCGCGGGCACCCACCGGCTCTACGCCGTGGTGATTTCGCGTTGACTCAGAAACCACACACAGGTTTACTCGGCGTTCTTGTGCGTAGGTTCTGACTCAACGCCCGTCTCGGCGGATTCGGCATCGGCCAGCCGCTGGTGCAGCCGGCTGCGGATCTCATCCGGGCTATAGGCGTTGCGGCGGCGCTGATCCCGGGCGACCAGAACCCCACCGGCCACCACGCCGGCCGCCCCGGCCAGCCCGATCCACTTCCAGATGCTGCGCATGACGTTCACATTAAGCTGCGCTGGTGACCGTGCACACCGTGTCGCTGACTCAGGCGCTCAACGAGACCCGCACCGGCGATGTGTGGCTGTTTCGCGGCGGGTCCGGGCCGGACCGGGCGATCCAGACCCTGACCAACGCCCCGATCAACCACGTCGGGATGACGGTGGCGATCGACGACCTGCCGCCGCTGATGTGGCATGCCGAACTCGGCCAGAAACTCACCGACATGTGGACCGGGACCAACCACCGCGGCGTGCAACTCAACGACGCCCGGGAAGCCGTCGAGCAGTGGTTGTTCCACTACGACCAGCGCTGCTGGCTGCGTCAGCTGAGCCCGCACGCCAGCCGCGAACAGGAGGACCGGCTGCTGAAGGTGATCGCCAGGATGGATGGCACACCCTTCCCGTCCACCGCCCGGCTGGCCGGGCGGTGGATCCGCGGCCAGGTACCCACGGTCTCGGACTGGACGCGGGGAATCCCGTTCCTGCACAAGAAGGTTCGCGAGTCAGCTGAGCGACGCAAGGCCGCCAAGCGGGAGAGCGGGCTGGAAACCGCCTATTGCGCCGAGACCGTCGCCATCACCTACGAGGAGATGGGGCTGCTGCGTACGGAGAAGAACGAGAACTGGTTCGACCCCGGGCGGTTCTGGAGCGGTGACACGCTGCCGCTGATCGACGGTTACCGGCTGGGCGACGAGATCGAGGTGGTGGCCGGCTGACTATTGCGCCCAGACGGCCAGCAGATTGCCGTGCGGGTCGCGCAGCATGACGGCGGTGATCGACTTGCCCTGCGGGACGTCGTAGGCGACGTGTCCGTCGACCTTCTGGCCCGCGGGCAGCTGGCCGGAGGTGATACCCGGCCGGACCGCCCCGACCGCCGGGGCGATCGTCGTACCGTCAGCGGCCTTGGCGACGAAGTAGAAGCCGTTGTAGATGGTGGTGCCCGTCTGCGCGGCGATGGTGACGTCGACGGCGTACATGGTGCCCTTGGCCGGGATGATCTGGGCATCGGCGGGAACCTGACGCAGGTTCGCGACGGTGTACTGGGCGGTGGCGCCCTCGTAGGTGACCGTCTCGGTGGCGCCGAACAGCACCGCCTGGCGCACCGGTTGCGTCGCCGACGTCTCGGCGCTGGCGACCTGGCTTGCCGGCGCGTTGGTGTTCGGGCCGGCACATCCGGCACTGATGACTACTGCTGCTGCCGCCAAGGGGACCACACCGCGCATGGGCGGATCGTATTGCACAGCGCATCCACCCCTGCGGGAGGGAGCGCCCGCAGGGGTGGATGTCGTCATGAGAGAGAGCAGAACGTCTATGCACTCATGTAGTTGGTCTGTGTTCTTCGCGCACGTGCACTCACCCTGCTACCCGTTGTCTCACTGCCGGTGTGTGGCTCGGGCCGTGCCCGATGTGATTCAGCTTCCTCGACCGCACCCGCCCGCGGTATCCCCCGATCAGCCAGGGTTGCGGAGGAATCTCGTGTCCCGCGGTCGGCGGACACGGGGCGCTACACTGCGCGCTGCTGTGCCCACCGTTGGTAGACGCAATTTGGGGGAACCTTTGACTGGCGCCGGTTTTCCGATTCCAGACAACGAACAGCAGCGGCTTGCCGTCCTGAAGGAATACCGCGTCCTCGACACCCTGCCCGAGCAGTCGTTCAACGACTTGACGAAGCTGGCTTCGCTGATCTGCGGGACACCGATGGCCCTGGTCACCCTCATCGACGAGGATCGTCAGTGGTTCAAGGCCAACCTCGGGCTCGCCGGCGAGGAAACACCGCGTTCCGAGGCGTTCTGTGCACACGCCATCATGGCCCCCGACGAGCTCTTGGTCGTGCCCGACGCCACCCAGGACGAGCGCTTCGCAACGAACCCCTCGGTGACCGGCGATCCGCACATCCGGTTCTATGCCGGGGCACCTATGGTGGCGCCGACCGGAGAAGCCCTAGGCACCCTCTGCGTGATCGACCGCCGGCCACACCAGCTCACCGCTGACCAGAAGGCAGCCCTGCGGATCCTCTCTCGTGAGGTGATGGTCCAGCTCGAGCTGAGGCGCAGCATCTCCACCTTGGAGCAGACCCTCCTTGATCAGGAGACGTATGTGGAGCTGTTGCACGAGTACCAGCGAGACATGGAGAAGCTTCGGGTCAGCCTCGAGTCTCAATCGGTCACCGACGTCCTCACCGGCGTACAGAATCGGCGCTCGTTCGACCTCGCGCTCGACGACGAGTGCCAGCGGGCACTGTCGCGCCGGACATCGCTGGCGCTGCTGATGATCGACGTCGACCGCTTCAAGCATCTCAACGACACGTTCGGCCATCCGGCCGGAGACGAGACGCTGCGCGCGGTCGCGCAGCTGCTGCAGTCCGAACTTCGCAACAACGACCGCCTGTTCCGGTACGGCGGCGAGGAATTCGCCGTGCTGCTGCCCGACACCACCATGAAGGGCGCCTTCGTCCTCGGCGAGCGGTTCCGGCGCACCATTGCGCGGGCACCGTGGAAACACGGCACGGTCACCGTCAGCATCGGTGCCGCAGCTATAGGCGAGGCCACCGGTTCTCCGTTCGACCTCGTGCACGCTGCTGACCGCGCCCTCTATCACGCGAAGCAGAACGGGCGAAACCGCGTCACCACGATCAGTGAGGTCGAGGGCACCCAGCACTCGCGTTGACTGAGTCCTCACTCAACGAGGGTCGAAGGTAGGGATACCCACATCTGCGCAGGCCGATTTCAGCCGCCTGTCCCGAGTCCAGAGCTGAGCACCGTCAACCATTGCGACCGATGCCAACAGGTGGGCGTCCACAGCGCTCAGACCGCGCCCCCACACCTTCCGCCGATCGACGAGATGCATAACCTCGGCGTGGTCGGCAGTGGGGAACTGCCGCAAGTTCTCCAGCAAGTCGAGCACCACACCTCGTTGGGCCATAGATCCGAGGGCAATCTCTTCTATGACCAACGGGTGGCAGCCGACTCGATCAACTTCCAGCAGCTCCACGAGTTTGGTCTCGCGGGCGTGAAGATGGTCGATCCAGACTGCGGTGTCGACCAGGATCACCGAGTCTGGCCGCGCCGCCGCGGAGCGGCCGTCGCCTTCGGGTCCGTTCCGCCTAGCGCGGCAAGGCGCCTAGCACTCTCCACACGGATGAGGGTTTGCAAGCCCTGCTTGAGTAGTGCGACGTTCTCGTGCACACCAGTGAGTTCAGCAGCCTTTGCGAGCAGCTCGTCATCGATGGTGACCGTCGTCCTCACCGTGCACCTCCAGACGCATCATTGATGCTAACCATGATGCCACACCCCATTCTTGTGTAGCCCCCACCAGAACGCTGTGCATCTCGACAGACAGCTTCGGGGGCGAGCGCACGCCCTACGGTGCGTGGCGTAGTAGAGGTGGCCGCGCCTCCTCACTCAATGGGCTAGCCACAACCCGAACTTGGCCCGTGCCTGGTCGGTCACCGGGGTGAACAGGTTGACCAGATTGCCGTCTGGGTCCCGGAAGAGCAGCGCGCGGTTACCCCAGGGCATGGTCGTCGGCTCGGTGACCACGTCGCAGAGCTGCCCGCGCAGTCGCTCCCACTCGACGTCCACATCGTCGACGATGAACTCGAAGATCGCGCTGCGGTTGGCTGCCGGCTCGGCTGATCCATCACCGAACAACGGCACCGTCTTCTCGCTCCCGATGGCCAGAGTTCCCGCCGGCGTGGGGAGCTCGGCGAAGAGCTCGTTACCCCATCGGGCCGCAACTCCGGTGACCATCTCGTAGAAGCCGACCAGGCGACCGACGTCGGCCGTGATGACGCGGGTGGAAACGAATCTCATCGCACGGGCTCCCGGGTGGCGAACGGCTAGGGCACCCACACGCTAGGAGCACCCACCGACAGGTTCACCCGGGTCAGCCGACCTTCTTCACCACACTCGACTTGAGCTGCATGCGACCGAAGCCGGGGACATTCGCGTCGATGTCGTGATCGCCGACGCCATCGGTAATGAGCCGGATTCCACGGACCTTGGTGCCCGCCTTGATGACCCCGCCACCGCCGCCCTTGACCTTCACGGTCGTCGCGACGATCACGGTGTCTCCGTCGGCGAGGATATTGCCGACCGAATCCTTGACATCACTGGTCCCGACCGGCGCCGAATCGGTATCGGAGGCCTCATCAGCCGACCATTCGTGACCGCACATCGGGCACACCAGCAGTGCCCCCTGCTCGTAGGTGAACGACTCGGCACACGCCGGACAGGGCGGCAACTGATCTGGCATGGTGGCGGACTCCTAGACGTTGAACCGGAATTCGACGACGTTTCGTCACCGAATAGAATCTTGCTCTCAGTGCGCTGATCATGCCTCTGCTGCCGACTCGGCACGTGGCTCGTCCACCGTACGACCATTTACATCCACCGGGTCGACGCCAAAACGAACTACGCGAGGTCCGACGCCGGACCACACAACAAAGTACTCGCCGATTTCAAGTCGGACCTTCAGCGCGCCGCCACCTTGTACATCGTCGAAAACACCAAGCGCGATTGAAGTATCGCCGACTGGGACCAGATCCTCTTTCTCTTCGGGCTTACGACAAGAAGTCAGAGTTGTCCGGCGGTCGAACAGGATTGCTTCCCCATCTAACGTGGGGGTTTGGATGTGGATCACTCGTCCGAGCGCTTCTGAGAATGCGGGCGAGTACCAGGCAACGGAGTCACTGAGCCCTCCGTAAGGGGTCAGGAGGACGTAGTGCCCTGCATTCTCCCCGAGCGCCTCGATCTGATCATGGATCGCCTCCGGCGACGGTTCTCGTCGTTCACTTTGAAGTGACCTCAGCAGCTCAACTATCTTGCGTTCCTCGCCGTCGGCGAGACCACGCGCGATCATTCTGCCTAGCTCCGCCGGATCGGCGTAGGTCGCATTGAAGGTTCCATCGACGAAATAGTGCCTCGGAACAAGGAGGTTCATCCCCAGGATAGGCCGCGACGCACTAGCGTCTCGCGCAACGTCATGCACGTTGGGAATCTTGTCTGCGAGTCGGTGTCGGGCGTCGAGCGTTTCTTCCAATGCAGCCCGCAAGACGTCGACTCTTGCGTCGGACACCGGTTCAGCAGCCAATCGCACGTCCTCAGAAGCTTCCCATTCTGCGATCCGTTCGCGGAACCCCGCCATGAGCGCTGACTCTTCTGCGCTCAGGTCGTGGTCCCGCTCTTCGAGCAGCCGCTCGAACCGCTGATACTCCGACGCCGTCTCTTGATCGCTGGCCGGAGGAATTACTCCATACGACAAAGCGAGCGCGGCCAGTTGGGCTCTATCGATGTAATGGGAGAGCTCCAGGAACTGGCCACGGGAGCCGTTGAACGTCATCTCCCACCAGTCCCATCGGCTGAAGGGAGTGGCCCCTCTTTCAGCAAGATTTCGAGCGGCGAGAATCTCAATCCAAGTGCCGCTGGGCGTGACCAATCCTCGGAGTTTGGCATCGGCTGGATGTCGGTCGTCGCCCGTTTCCGCTAGATAATCCAGCCAGCCCGCGAGAACTAGTTGACCCGCCCTGGCATGCATTTTCCCAGTGCTATTTTGATCCAAATGCTCGAATAGCCCGCCGAGTTCCTCGGCGGCGAGGATGGCAGCTTTAGGCTCGCCCGCGTCCAGTGCAAGTTTGACGAGTTCAACAATCGCCCACGTCGCGCGGATGGAGAGGTCCTCATACTGGTCTGGGGAGGAGTACTCAGCAAGGTTCTGCACGCAGACGACGATGCGTTCGGGAATTAGGTCGAATTCATTCCCCCCTTGCCGGAGGACGTCGAACCAGATTCGAGTGAAGCTGCGGAGACATTCATCGACGTACTCGGTTGAACCTGTGTGAGGCGCTTCAAGTGCCCTCGTCATTGCTTGGCTAACGAACATGCCCGCGGCGCGGGCCGACAGGACAGCGTCGTGCTCAACTTCCCCGATGCTGCGAAACAGCCAATCTCTACGGGCGAATGGAGCACGGCGAGACTGGTCGATGCCGGCAGTTTGAATCATCCAGCCGCCCTGCACAACGTGTCCGAGCAGTTCCAGGGCACGCTCTGCCGTAGAAAAAGCGCCAGACCGGATGCTACTTCCGACAGCGTCTTTCAGGGTGGCAATCTCGCGGTCCGTCTCCTCATCGGCCGTGACCGCCTCCGGAGCTTCGAACTCGATGCTCGACTGCAGTAATCGAGTGACACGGACCTGCATCGGTACGTCCAAGGCTTCGCGCGTGATAACCCGGAATGCCGTGTCGCCAAGGCGGGTGCGATCACCAAGCTCAACGGCCAGCATGATTCGTAGTTGTGTGTCTACGTCCACGCTCTCTGCCGCTTCGGAGCGTCCCTCAGCCACCCGCGGCGCGAGTAGGTCTAACGCTTGCCTGACGACATTCGGCTTGATCGACTTGATGACAACACCAACCCGCGGCACGGGAACTCTCAGTGTGACGGTCGAAGATCTCAGATAGGAGAGAGACAAACTCGAATCAACGAGTCCGTCCAGCGGTTTAGCCGCTTCGGAGTACTTTCGCGACACACTGTTGAGACGTCTAGACAAGGACTCAACCAGCGACGCTCGGATCATTTCGTCGAGCTGGGATGGGTTGCCGAAAAGCCCCACCAACTTGACGGTCGACATCACGAGAAGAGCGACCGTCGGGACGAACCAGAAGAGTGAAATAGCAAGAACGCCAAGTCCGCTCGGCAACCAGATTGTCTCGATCGCAAGCAGAGCGTTTGCACCAAGACCAACGCCGACGAACCAATCAGCTCTGATGTACTCAAGCACTCGCCTGCGCGAGGCTCCGATCGCGAGGGGGGACTCCGCAAACAGTTGTGCGGCAATGGCAAGTCCGGCAAATCCGACCGACAGGAACGTGGTCTGCACCTGCCACAAAGCCGCATCGCTCCCGTCAACGGGCCGCAGATGCAACTTGATCCACGGAGGATCACCTAGATAGTGGGCCGCTGCAATCAGATAGCCGCTGACGATGAGAGAGCATGCGAGGAAAACGGGATCGCAACGCGTAACTCCACGGGCGGCCACGGACGAACTCTAACTAGGAGTTGTCGAATCTGTGCTTACGGGACCCTCACACGTTGAACCGGAATTCGACCACGTCGCCGTCGGCCATGACGTAGTCCTTGCCTTCCATCCGCACCTTGCCCGCCGCCTTGGCCGCGGCCATGGAGCCCGCCTCGACCAGGTCGTCGAACGAGACGATCTCGGCCTTGATGAAACCCTTCTCGAAGTCGGTGTGGATCACGCCGGCCGCCTTGGGCGCGGTGTCACCGCGGTGGATCGTCCACGCCCGCGCCTCTTTCGGCCCCGCCGTCAGGTAGGTCTGCAGGTTCAGGGTGTGAAAACCAGCCCGCGCCAGGGCATCCAGGCCCCGTTCGCTCTGCCCGATCGACTCCAGCAGCTCGGCCGCCGATTCGTCGTCGAGCTCCTGCAACTCGGCCTCGATCTTGGCGTCCAGGAACACCGCGTCGGCCGGCGCCACCAGCTCCCGCAACTCCGCGATCCGCCCGGCGTCGGTGAGCACCGACTCGTCGGCGTTGAACACGTACAGGAACGGCTTGGTGGTCATCAGGTTCAGCTCGCGCAGCAGCGACCAGTCCTTGCCGCTGGCGAACAGCGTGGTGCCGTTGTTCAGCAGCTCCTGAGCGGCCACCGCCGCCTCGTGCACCGGCTTGCGGTCCTTGTTGTTGCGGGCTTCCTTCTCCAGCCGCGGCACCGCCTTCTCCAGCGTCTGCATGTCGGCCAGGATCAGTTCGGTCTCGATGACCTCGATATCGGAGCGCGGGTCCACCTTGCCGTCGACGTGCACCACGTCGTCGTCGGCGAACACCCGCACCACCTGACAGATCGCGTCGCATTCCCGGATGTTGGCCAGGAACTTGTTGCCCAGCCCGGCCCCCTCGGACGCGCCCTTGACGATGCCGGCGATGTCGACGAACGTCACCGGCGCGGGCAGGAGCCGCTCCGATCCGAAGATCTCCGCCAGCTTGGACAGCCGCGGATCGGGCAGCGGAACCACGCCCTCATTCGGCTCGATCGTGGCGAACGGGTAGTTCGCCGCCAGCACGTTGTTGCGGGTCAGCGCATTGAATAGCGTCGATTTCCCGACGTTCGGCAGTCCGACGATTCCCAGGCTCAGGCTCACAGGGACCACAGTCTACGAGAGGTGCGACGCACCCCGGTGCCGCCGACG is a window from the Mycolicibacterium anyangense genome containing:
- a CDS encoding Mce protein, with the protein product MADAPDEPKVTTEVADEASPEAPEEIVEETTEDTIEDTGQAVKARQPWSHVKLATVVGLAIVVALGGLTGWLGYRAYQARQAEQLRELLVSVGRQGAINLTTIDFEHADDDVKRILDSATDAFYDDFAKRSQPFVEVVKQAKSKSEGTVNEAGLESVSGTEGQVLVAVTVKTQNAGAQNQPPRNWRMRLTVKKTGADEAKVSKVEFVQ
- a CDS encoding alpha/beta fold hydrolase encodes the protein MASTTSGAQTVQFHGDQGLTLVGEEWNRSGAGDRPTILMLHGGGQNRFSWKNTGQVLADRGFHVVALDARGHGDSDRAPNGVYTVDALCNDVLAVLEQIGRPVVLIGASMGGLTGIMVAKLAGPEEVTKLVLVDVVPRIEEKGTSRIRDFMAAHVHGFENLEQAADAIAAYLPHRPRPTNLEGLKKNLRHREGRWFWHWDPAFLEPVEGAEFLRVEQLEQAAADLGVPILLIRGKLSDVVSMEGVTAFLAKVPHAEFVELSDAGHTAAGDDNDAFSDAVVAFVTR
- a CDS encoding TetR/AcrR family transcriptional regulator; its protein translation is MERAKVAAKAMRDAKRKMPTERHDELLRQAVQISRTDGLGAVTLRKVATDLGVTPGLVSHYFSSAEQLITAVFRAAAVEDLDTARTLMAGQTTATDGINALMDYTLDESSMDASALWLEAWSLGRTNPALAAAAATLTDQWLDSIAEVVRAGNGNGEFSVADPDVTARRLLTMIDGLGAQMVVRAVDSRELKHIARSYVAAELHLPVSG
- a CDS encoding purine-cytosine permease family protein, producing the protein MALDTTTDRPGAIEAAGVEYLPERARDSSPGNLCAVFLGANLTWTNVVFGAFAILFGLSFWQTLTSMAVGTAIGTLAVLPTAVIGPRTGTNMTVSSGAFFGIRGRFIGSFLALAIALGFAAVTVWTSGDALVAAAHRIFALPETNVVRGIGYAIVAALMVTVALYGHATIVAMQKIVVPVVGALMVAGVFAFAAGFSPGASSGEYALGSFWPTWTLCAVLFAAAPVSYGPTIGDYTRRISPIRFSDKQISLALGAGMFVGVLLPSMFGAYTALSFTNPTDSYLDDLVTAAPAWYVLPIVVISVLGGLSQGVLCIYASGLDLEGLAPQLKRTQTTIITAAVAIALLYVGVFVFDAVGSVTAMTVVLNAVITPWVAVLAVGALRSRTVGYDPVDLQAFAHGRRGGRYWFTRGWNIPAVAAWAAGSLFGVLAVNTTLYVGPLADIAAGVDLSTVGSAVLAVVVYLVVGAALGHRGEQSAMGQPLVEIA
- a CDS encoding 2-hydroxyacid dehydrogenase — encoded protein: MTVLLVGSPEPSLAAELSRREPLSSYPLPDSPAVTVILSCGGPVDADLIAGLPNLEAIVNFGAGVDAIDLAAARARGIAVSNTPDVLTDTVADTAVGLLIDTMRGLSAADRYVRAGHWPVRGPLRYARDVSGSRVGILGLGRIGSAIATRLAAFDCTIAYHNRRPVPGSPYRYAAAPADLAGSVDVLVVATAGGPETARLVDRAVLEALGPQGFLVNIARGGVVDEDALVELLTNGGLAGAGLDVFAHEPQVPAALLALDNVVLLPHVGSNTARARTAMARLALRNLDEWLAHRRLLTPVA
- a CDS encoding helix-turn-helix domain-containing protein, which codes for MTNRDIAERLVVSTRTVEGHVYRMFAKLNITDREGLAALIRGND
- a CDS encoding guanylate cyclase, with the protein product MSLTQALNETRTGDVWLFRGGSGPDRAIQTLTNAPINHVGMTVAIDDLPPLMWHAELGQKLTDMWTGTNHRGVQLNDAREAVEQWLFHYDQRCWLRQLSPHASREQEDRLLKVIARMDGTPFPSTARLAGRWIRGQVPTVSDWTRGIPFLHKKVRESAERRKAAKRESGLETAYCAETVAITYEEMGLLRTEKNENWFDPGRFWSGDTLPLIDGYRLGDEIEVVAG
- a CDS encoding DUF1942 domain-containing protein: MRGVVPLAAAAVVISAGCAGPNTNAPASQVASAETSATQPVRQAVLFGATETVTYEGATAQYTVANLRQVPADAQIIPAKGTMYAVDVTIAAQTGTTIYNGFYFVAKAADGTTIAPAVGAVRPGITSGQLPAGQKVDGHVAYDVPQGKSITAVMLRDPHGNLLAVWAQ
- a CDS encoding sensor domain-containing diguanylate cyclase, which codes for MTGAGFPIPDNEQQRLAVLKEYRVLDTLPEQSFNDLTKLASLICGTPMALVTLIDEDRQWFKANLGLAGEETPRSEAFCAHAIMAPDELLVVPDATQDERFATNPSVTGDPHIRFYAGAPMVAPTGEALGTLCVIDRRPHQLTADQKAALRILSREVMVQLELRRSISTLEQTLLDQETYVELLHEYQRDMEKLRVSLESQSVTDVLTGVQNRRSFDLALDDECQRALSRRTSLALLMIDVDRFKHLNDTFGHPAGDETLRAVAQLLQSELRNNDRLFRYGGEEFAVLLPDTTMKGAFVLGERFRRTIARAPWKHGTVTVSIGAAAIGEATGSPFDLVHAADRALYHAKQNGRNRVTTISEVEGTQHSR